In the Arachis ipaensis cultivar K30076 chromosome B10, Araip1.1, whole genome shotgun sequence genome, one interval contains:
- the LOC107624405 gene encoding uncharacterized protein LOC107624405 isoform X2 — MKNYEDDDADALFATMATTKPQEISQLSEEVCSLSESVSTTTFNEEETRQRVVNRSPARTQKNRSFSGDFAARTVGKSPVRRSEQSPARRNGGSVRLVQSRDQMGNGLSRNQTRRRDAGENSSRRSMSPATRTDNGATRSVVGRSPSKRRGTNQSPARVRQAPAPAVESGDRKMDNPAMEEGKWSSSANNESLENPLVSLECFIFL; from the coding sequence ATGAAGAATTACGAGGACGACGATGCTGATGCATTATTTGCAACAATGGCCACCACCAAACCCCAAGAGATCTCCCAACTCTCTGAGGAAGTTTGCAGCTTGAGCGAGAGTGTCTCCACCACAACCTTCAACGAAGAAGAAACGCGCCAAAGGGTAGTAAACAGATCACCCGCCAGAACGCAGAAAAATCGCTCCTTTTCCGGTGACTTCGCCGCCAGGACGGTCGGAAAGTCTCCGGTCAGGAGGTCGGAGCAGTCTCCGGCGAGGAGGAATGGTGGGTCGGTGAGGCTTGTTCAGAGCAGGGACCAAATGGGGAACGGATTATCGAGGAACCAGACTCGCCGCCGTGACGCCGGCGAGAATTCCAGCCGGCGTTCTATGTCTCCGGCAACCCGAACCGACAACGGAGCAACTAGATCTGTCGTGGGTCGGAGCCCATCTAAGAGGAGAGGAACAAATCAGTCCCCTGCAAGGGTGAGGCAGGCCCCTGCACCGGCAGTTGAGAGTGGTGACCGGAAAATGGATAATCCGGCCATGGAGGAGGGAAAGTGGTCATCTTCAGCTAATAATGAGTCTCTGGAAAACCCTCTTGTGTCATTGGAATGCTTCATCTTTCTCTAG
- the LOC107624405 gene encoding uncharacterized protein LOC107624405 isoform X1 — translation MGCCVSTETNRSSHSQPPRSTISRAPPPPLIDEETVKEVLSETPKWNPPPTFSKFQPQQPHKPKTFHTEMKNYEDDDADALFATMATTKPQEISQLSEEVCSLSESVSTTTFNEEETRQRVVNRSPARTQKNRSFSGDFAARTVGKSPVRRSEQSPARRNGGSVRLVQSRDQMGNGLSRNQTRRRDAGENSSRRSMSPATRTDNGATRSVVGRSPSKRRGTNQSPARVRQAPAPAVESGDRKMDNPAMEEGKWSSSANNESLENPLVSLECFIFL, via the coding sequence ATGGGTTGCTGTGTCAGTACCGAAACTAACAGATCTTCACACTCACAACCACCAAGATCCACTATTTCCCGAGCACCACCACCTCCTCTCATTGACGAAGAGACCGTCAAAGAAGTCCTCTCAGAGACACCCAAATGGAACCCACCACCAACCTTCTCCAAATTCCAACCCCAACAACCCCACAAGCCCAAAACCTTCCATACAGAGATGAAGAATTACGAGGACGACGATGCTGATGCATTATTTGCAACAATGGCCACCACCAAACCCCAAGAGATCTCCCAACTCTCTGAGGAAGTTTGCAGCTTGAGCGAGAGTGTCTCCACCACAACCTTCAACGAAGAAGAAACGCGCCAAAGGGTAGTAAACAGATCACCCGCCAGAACGCAGAAAAATCGCTCCTTTTCCGGTGACTTCGCCGCCAGGACGGTCGGAAAGTCTCCGGTCAGGAGGTCGGAGCAGTCTCCGGCGAGGAGGAATGGTGGGTCGGTGAGGCTTGTTCAGAGCAGGGACCAAATGGGGAACGGATTATCGAGGAACCAGACTCGCCGCCGTGACGCCGGCGAGAATTCCAGCCGGCGTTCTATGTCTCCGGCAACCCGAACCGACAACGGAGCAACTAGATCTGTCGTGGGTCGGAGCCCATCTAAGAGGAGAGGAACAAATCAGTCCCCTGCAAGGGTGAGGCAGGCCCCTGCACCGGCAGTTGAGAGTGGTGACCGGAAAATGGATAATCCGGCCATGGAGGAGGGAAAGTGGTCATCTTCAGCTAATAATGAGTCTCTGGAAAACCCTCTTGTGTCATTGGAATGCTTCATCTTTCTCTAG